A stretch of DNA from Desulfurella amilsii:
AATTTTTCCATACTTAAACTCAAATCTAACAAAAAACTTCTTATCAGTCAATAATTTATACTATAGATACAATATCTTTGTAAATATAATTATACTTTAAAAAACATATCGCACGTTAATAAATTTTCTTTATTTTTTTATTGACAATCTGACTAAATATATGTAGAGTGGAATAAAGTGGAATAAAGTGGAATGTTAAGAGGACATTTTGAGTGCATTTTAGACGATAAGGGAAGAATAAAAATACCCTCTAAATTCTTAGAAACTCTACGGGGAAGTGGTGTCAACACGCTCGTTATGACTTTTTTTGATCAGTCAATATACGCCTACCCTAAAAACACATGGGAAGAGCTCGAATCAAAAGCGCTAAATTTACCTTTAACAAATAAATCAGCTCGAAGGTTTAAGAGAATGTTTTTTTCAAGTGCAATAGATGTTAACCTTGACTCTCAAGGAAGGATAACAATACCACAAATCTTAAGACAGTTGGCAAATATAGAAAAAAATATAGTAGTGCTTGGGAACTTAGACCATATCGAGCTGTGGTCCAGCCAAAACTGGCTGCAAGAAATGGATCTTTTAAGGCAAGATGAAGACAAGTTGGCCCAAGAAATAGAAAGTCTTGGTATAAAACTATGATACACAAAAGCGTACTACTAAAAGAGTCAATGGAAATTTTACAACCAAAATCAGACGGCATTTATCTGGATTTGACATTTGGCGGTGGCGGACATAGTGAACAAATTTTAAAACTCAGTGAACCAAACGGTATTGTTATTGCGTTTGATCAGGACCTTTACGCAATTGACTGTGCACTAAAATTAAAAGAAACTTACAAAGATAGACTCATAGCAGTAAAAGAAAATTTTTCAAAATGTTATGTAAAGCTTTTAAGTATGGGTTATAGCTTGGTTGATGGCATAATTATGGATATTGGTGTGTCATCTTTTCAATTAGACGATGCACAAAGAGGCTTTAGTTTTTTAAAAGACGGCCCACTGGATATGAGAATGAGCAAAGATAACCCGATAAGTGCCAGAATTATTGTTAACCAGTGGAGCAGATACGAATTAGAAAATATTATACGCGACTATGGCCAAGAGCGTTTTGCAAAAAAAATTGCTGCAAAAATAGATGAACGAAGAGCTAAAGCAACTATTGAAACGACACTTGAGCTAGCTAATATTGTAAAAGAAGCAATACCCTATTCCTTCTACAAAAAAATCCATCCTGCCACAAAAACTTTTCAAGCATTAAGAATAGTAGTAAACTCTGAGCTTGATAACTTAAAAGAAGGTTTAGTCAACGCAATAAAGCTTCTAAAACCACAAGCAAGGCTTGTGGTGATTAGTTTTCATTCACTTGAAGACAAAATAGTAAAAAATATTTTTAAAGATTATTCACAGCGAAAAATAGTAACAATACTAACTAAAAAACCCATTGTGCCATCTTTAGATGAAATAAAAGCAAACTCAAGAGCTCGTAGTGCAAAACTAAGAAGTATTGAAAAAACTGGAGGTACGTATGATTGATTATTCTGACTATTGGGCAACAACTACCAAAACTTACGAAACAGCACAAGAATCAATTAGCTTTGCGCCTATTGTGCTAAGTAAAAAATTAGTGATTTTAAGCTCAATTTTCCTTATTTTGATCATACTAAATGTCGTTGTAGCTCTAAGGGTATCAATGCTAAACTACAATATAAGCAATCAAGAAAAAATACTTAAAAATCTGCAAATTGAGAAAACCGCTATGCTTAATAAAGCGGATAATATTCAAAGCGCAGACAAAGAATTACAAGAAGCAACCACGCTTGGTTTAAAACCAATAAATACTGATCAAATAAGATTTTATCAGTGAAGAAAGCACGGTTTCAATTATTATTTTTTTTTATCATAATTGGTTTTTTATTGGTCTTTTTAAAGGCTTTTTTGGTCCAGATAGCAGATAGCAAAAACTATAAGCAAGAGTATGCCAAATTCATAGAACCATTGATAGACCTGCAAGGCAAAAGGGGTAATATATATGATTGCAATAACAAAACACTTGCATTGGATGTGCCAAATTTCCAGCTTTTTGTAGATCCTAAATTTTATTTAGAATACAATAAAACAGACAATCAAAGCTTTTTTAACTACGTAAACTCACATTTTTATGTAAATGTTAAAGAAATTATAGAAAAAAATAAAAGTTTAAGGTATATCAGTTTAGGGACTATAGACCCAAAAAATATTGTTTGGGTAAAAAACAACTTACCAAAAGGGTTTGGGTTAATTAAAAATTATAAAAGATTTTACCCCTATGCTAATAATGTTTCTCAAATTCTTGGCTTTTCTGGAAAAAACAAACAAGGACTTGAAGGACTAGAAAAAGAATACGATCTTTATCTTGCAGGTCAAAGCATAAAGCAAAGGGTAAACATTACACCGTATGGAAACCTTGAGTTTTCAAAAAAACCCCTCAATGGAGCAAGTTTGCACCTTACCATTAATGAAGATATTCAAAATTACCTTCATTTCCAGCTTAAAGAGGCCTTAAAAGAACGAAAAGCAAAAATGGTAATTGGTATTATCGCCAGACCAGATGGTGCTATTGTTGCTATGGACAGCGTGCCTAGTTATGATAACAACAAATTTTCAAATTATGATTATACGCATATAAGAATCAATCCTATAAATTATTTATTTGAACCAGGCAGTGTGTTTAAAATTGTTACTATGTCAAGCGCCCTAGATTCGCATACATTTAGTGGAAACGAAACGCTGTTTTGTGAAAACGGAAAATGGAAATTTTCTGGTCATACAATTTCTGATGTTGAAAAAAATGGAGATTTGCCATTTGATAAAGTTTTTGCATACTCAAGTAATATATGCTCGGCAAAAATTGCGTTAAAAGAGGATAAAGAAATATTCTACAAGTACCTGTGGGCTTTTGGTTTTGGGAAAAAAACCCATATTGACTTACCTGGAGAAGCCGATGGTCTTGTAAAAGACTATGTAAATTTGAAACCATTTGATCTGGCTACAATGGCTTTCGGACAAGGCATTGGCGTAAGCGCAATTCAAATTATCAGAGCATATCTGGCAATAGCAAATGGTGGCTACCTAGTAGACCCATATATAGTAGATTATATAAGCAAAGATGGAAAAATTTTATATAAGCACAAAGAAACAAAAAAACAGATTGTACAACCACAAACCGTTGAAAAAGTAAAACAAATACTGACGCTTGTTGTAGAAGAAGGCACGGGCACAAACGCGCAAGTTAAATACTACGCAATGGGCGGCAAAACTGGCACAGCACAAGTTGCCTCTCATAAAGGGGGCTATAGTTTAAGCGATTATACGGGCAGTTTTGTGGGTATATTTCCTATTGATAAACCTCAATTTGTAATTTTAGTTACCGTTTTTGACCCAAAAGGTGTAAACTATGGTGGAGAAGTAGCAGCTCCTATTGTAGCAAAACTGGCATCTATGCTTGCTGCGTATTACAAAATTGAAGGGGGCGAAAATGTTATTAGGTGAAATTGAGAAAATTTGCAATTTGCAAGTATCAGAAAACCTAAAAAAT
This window harbors:
- the mraZ gene encoding division/cell wall cluster transcriptional repressor MraZ; protein product: MLRGHFECILDDKGRIKIPSKFLETLRGSGVNTLVMTFFDQSIYAYPKNTWEELESKALNLPLTNKSARRFKRMFFSSAIDVNLDSQGRITIPQILRQLANIEKNIVVLGNLDHIELWSSQNWLQEMDLLRQDEDKLAQEIESLGIKL
- the rsmH gene encoding 16S rRNA (cytosine(1402)-N(4))-methyltransferase RsmH, which gives rise to MIHKSVLLKESMEILQPKSDGIYLDLTFGGGGHSEQILKLSEPNGIVIAFDQDLYAIDCALKLKETYKDRLIAVKENFSKCYVKLLSMGYSLVDGIIMDIGVSSFQLDDAQRGFSFLKDGPLDMRMSKDNPISARIIVNQWSRYELENIIRDYGQERFAKKIAAKIDERRAKATIETTLELANIVKEAIPYSFYKKIHPATKTFQALRIVVNSELDNLKEGLVNAIKLLKPQARLVVISFHSLEDKIVKNIFKDYSQRKIVTILTKKPIVPSLDEIKANSRARSAKLRSIEKTGGTYD
- a CDS encoding peptidoglycan D,D-transpeptidase FtsI family protein; this translates as MVFLKAFLVQIADSKNYKQEYAKFIEPLIDLQGKRGNIYDCNNKTLALDVPNFQLFVDPKFYLEYNKTDNQSFFNYVNSHFYVNVKEIIEKNKSLRYISLGTIDPKNIVWVKNNLPKGFGLIKNYKRFYPYANNVSQILGFSGKNKQGLEGLEKEYDLYLAGQSIKQRVNITPYGNLEFSKKPLNGASLHLTINEDIQNYLHFQLKEALKERKAKMVIGIIARPDGAIVAMDSVPSYDNNKFSNYDYTHIRINPINYLFEPGSVFKIVTMSSALDSHTFSGNETLFCENGKWKFSGHTISDVEKNGDLPFDKVFAYSSNICSAKIALKEDKEIFYKYLWAFGFGKKTHIDLPGEADGLVKDYVNLKPFDLATMAFGQGIGVSAIQIIRAYLAIANGGYLVDPYIVDYISKDGKILYKHKETKKQIVQPQTVEKVKQILTLVVEEGTGTNAQVKYYAMGGKTGTAQVASHKGGYSLSDYTGSFVGIFPIDKPQFVILVTVFDPKGVNYGGEVAAPIVAKLASMLAAYYKIEGGENVIR